The Rosa rugosa chromosome 1, drRosRugo1.1, whole genome shotgun sequence genomic sequence CCATTGTCCAATATAAAGTTTTCTGAAGTACTTTTCATTAGTTGTTTTTGATTGGATTTAGACATCGATTGCATGTGTTATTACTCAGATCTTCTCCAAAATTATAAATTTCGTTAATTTAGTATCTGTTTAGGTAATCTttcttctgaattgtattcatcAGGGTACGTAGGCAGATCAGGACAAGAGCTTTTCTAATAAGCAAGCCAAGCTGCTGAAATCGCAGAAATGCACACCTGAATTGGAACATTTGGTTCGTTTTCGATCCATATTTGTTCTTCAATTTGTTGTTTGATGGATTAGTTGTCAAGTTAGAATAAGTGACTTTCTAACCTGTGTGAACATGGATTGAATAATTGctctgtttttgtttcttttactgTTTTATTTGGCATGGTTTCATCTCTTAAGCCACCTCTTAAGAGGAAGGTTAGGTAGGGCAAAGAAATCTGAAGAGGAAGGGAATTCTATGTTGAGAATGGGATGATTGATTCGTGATAATGTATCTGTACGAAAATTCGTGCTCCTGTTTATCAAATTCTATATCATGTACCCTTATTATTTAAAGGGTATTAACAGTAGACTTAAAATGAAAGGACAGTATataaccaaaacatatatagcaTTCCCTCATAGCACAGATTACAATTCTAATATATTTCACAGCTCTTCGATGGATGTAAAGATTGGCTGTGAAGTTTTAGGTTGAAATGCTACTTTTTATGGTTATGAATGATAGTGGAAGTTGCAACTTTATATTCATTAATGAAATAGTCACAGTAATAAACTATAATATACACAATTGGTGCTTGGTTTCCTTCATTTCACCCACAACTAACTGTATAAAGAATGATTATGCTTATGCTTACAGAGATTTAATAACCTTCCTTTCATCTCTCTGTTTAGTCTTTTTTAACTCGATGTACATGTCTTCTCAGGGTTGTTAACAAGCAATGCTACTCTTCTTATCAAAATTGGATTGATATAAGAGGATGCTGGATATACAAATAGAGTTGGCTGAAGTTTAAAATCACTGAAGGAAATTCTGTACATAATGTTATTATGCCCCTGAAGTTTATTACTTTTCAAACGCAGTCGTTAAAGTGAATTTAGATATATATGGGAAGACCAGCAGAGGATTGGTTACTGATGATATGAAGGTGTGAATGAGAAGATAGAGTCGGTAATCTAGAAGTGAAGGAGAATACTTGACCAATGAATATTCCTttcttattttggtttttttcttttctattttattttgaatTAGTTTGCCCATTTGGATCCTTTTCGTTATGAAACTGTGAACTTCATTCGATTTCTGTCAGTTAATTCAGTTAGAAAGAAAGCAATGATAAATGTTATAAAACTTGAATGCAGTTAAACTAGCAGCGCGGGGCTCTGTAACTAGTTCCATTAATATAATGCTGACATGATTTGGTAGCTGAAGTGTAATAAGGTGATTATTGTGATAGGGGAAACTTCAACATCAAGACTATATAAGTAAACATTGATCAGCACCTAATCGTCACCTATGGAAAATTAAACCGTTCTACAACATCAATAACAGGCTAATCATCAATAAGTAAGGCCATTGGTTAGCAATATATAATTAGCAATGAATCATGTGGAGAAAGAACCAAAAAATAGCAAGCTAGGCCTAGCCACATCAATATAGATTCCCACTAATATGTAAAAGGATCAAGGCCTCACCTCACTTGATTACCCTCAGCCTCACTTGTAGTTCAATGGCAGCCTCTAATTACTCTTGTCGCCATCAGCCGCCATCTTTGTTCCTGTTCTTCATTTTGATGACTAGGACAAGGTGATGGATACAAGGATGGAGCATTGTAGAGGGCTGCATCCCCATCTTATCATCTGTGTGAACTCCAGTGATGGAGAAGCTACTACTAGTCTACTACAGCTGGGGTATTGTCACCCGCAGAATAACCAACATCAAGCTATCAAAATATTTGGCTGGACAAGGTGATGGATACAAGGATGGAGCGTTGTAGAGGGCTGCATCCCCATCTTATCATCTATGTGAACTCCAGTGATGGAGAAGCTACTACTAGTCTACTACAGCTGGGGTATTGTCACCCGCAGAATAACCAACATCAAGCTATCAAAATATTTGGCTGGACAAGGTGATGGATACAAGGATGGAGCATTGTAGAGGGCTGCATCCCCATCTTATCATCTGTGTGAACTCCAGTGATGGAGAAGCTACTACTAGTCTAACTACTGCTGGGGTATTGTCACAATAACCAACATCAAGCTCTCAAAATATTTGGCTGGACAAGGTGATAGATACAAGGACGGAACAATGCAGCCCAGGAAGATTTTTCACTAATAAGGTAATTAGCCAATTTTACACcaataagagagagaaagaagggtAGTTAGCCAATGTAAACCTCACCACCTTCTTAGTCTTCTGTATTTTTGGGACAAGCACCACCCTCTTTGTCTGAATTCCTTTATACTTTTTTTGTTGTGTTGATATTTACTTTCACTGTATTCAACATGGATGTTGAAGAACATAGTAGAATTTTCTAGGAGTTGTGATTAGAAAGCAGAGTTCTCTCAATCAAAGGACAGAAGATTGGGTTATATGAGTTTTTGACTGTCCTTTTCATCTTCTTATGATATCTTCATAAATGTACCAACTTTCTTTACCAAACGAGGGTGATAGTCTTGGTCTTCTAAGCCTGCATTGGCAGTACGTCTTCATGACTTCATCAATTACTAATGAGACAAAAGAAACAGTATCAACGAAGCACCAAGtatgttaataaaaataaaataaaaaaaaccaagtACCAAGTATAATTCTCTGGAATGAACATATTTTGGGTTGCATACTTGGATCACTTCCTTGTCTGAAATTTGAAAGAATCAAGGTAATTCTTGTTTTGAATATGGAATCGTGGCAGCGGCGAAATCCAATGTTGATGTAGTTTTCTAATTCACACGATGCAAAGTTGAACATGTTTCCTAAATATAGATGGTAAAGCTAATTATAATCCAAATTAGAGTCAAATTATAATCCtaattaaagtcaaattatattCCTAATTATAATTAGAATCCTAATCATAAAATAACATGAACATTGTCTTATCAAAGACCATCTATTTAAATAGCAAAAGCTGTGGAAACTTGTTGTATCAATTCATCGACCACCAATTATATCATTGTAAGTCCAAAATGGTCAATTACCCTTCAGCTAGTACGTATTCTACTTCTTGTGGCTCTAGTTTGTGTTTCAGGAGTTGCACAAACCAATGGTCATGATATTCACAATGACAATCTATTTAAATAGCAAAAGCTGTGGAAACTTGTTGTATCAATTCATCGACCACCAATTATATCATTCTACTCCAAAATGGCCAAGTACCCTTCAGCTAGTATTCTACTTCTTGTGGCTCTAGTTTGTGTTTCAGGAGTTGCACAAACCAGTGGTCATGATATTCACAATGGTATTTGCAAATCTCTCGTGGAGACACGAGGCTATATTTGCCAAGAACATCAAGTAACAACAGAAGATGGTTACATTCTCGGGTTGCAGAGAATTCCATATGGACGGTCTGGTAGAAATTCAGCCACAGATCAGAAGCCGCCTGTTTTGTTGCAACATGGGCTTATAATGAATGCTGCAGCATGGCTAGTCAATCCACCGGATCAGGCTTTGGCGTTCATCTTGGCTGACAAAGGGTTTGACGTATGGCTTGCTAATTCTCGAGGAACGGACTCTAGCCGTGGACACAAATCGCTTACTACTAATGATCCTGCTTATTGGGAATGGACATGGGAACAGTTGGCTGCTTATGATCTTCCTGCGTTGTTCAATTATGTGAACAAGCAAACAGGACAGAAGTCACACTACGTTGGCCATTCCTTGGGAACATTGACAATACTAGCTGCCTTGTCCCAACAAAAATTAAGAAACTCATTGAGATCAGCTGCTTTGCTTACCCCAATTGCTTATCTGGGTCAGATATCCACACTGCTTATAAGAGTTGCTACTCAAACATTTTATGCTGAGCAATTCTACATCGTTGGTGTCCGGGAATTTCCTCCGCTACCGCGATTAGAACGAACTCTGCAGACCACTATTTGCATACAACCGGGCGTGGACTGTTCCAACTTTCTGGCTGCTGTAACAGGTCCAAATTGTTGCCTAAATCCTTCAAGTTTAGATCTTTACTATAATCATACACCACAATCCACTGCCACAAAGAATTTCATACATTTGTCTCAGATGATCAGAAGTGGAACCATAAGAATGTTCGATTACACTCTTCCACTCACAAATCTGCAGCACTACAATACGTTGACTCCTCCGGTGTACAACATGGCAAACATTCAGAAAGACATTCCTCTTTTCGTCAGCTATGGAGGGAGAGATGCACTTTCAGACGTCAACGATGTGAAGACTTTGCTTAATGACCTCAATGATCATGACAAGGACAAGCTTGTCGAACAATACATAGAGGAGTATGCTCATTATGATTTCATTATGGGTGAGAATGCCCGTCAGAAAGTCTATGATCCTCTGCTCGCTTTCTTCAGGCAACATTGAGATAGATATGATACTTGCTTACTTTGTCCTGGCCATCTTTATCTATGCTTGCCTCAGAGTGAGCCAAGATTACCTACGGTAATTTGACCAGCTACGTTTAGCTAGCTGCTTTGAGTGTGTCAGACAGAGACATTACATGGTTTAGACTATCAGAGAGGTGATATTATGTTCTAGTTTTTGCTTTTCATATGCCTAGCAATACCAGACCCTTTCCATAACGTTCTTTTCTTAGTCCCTTCTGTTATGTTTATCCATTATAATAACATCAATTTCAGACTGAATGTAGTACTGCAGAATGCAGATTATGTTGCCCACTGATGTATGTATTAATTCCCAATTGATCATTTACGATTTGACTGGTCATTCTTTGTAGTTAGAACAGAGTTATTCGATTTGCTTTTAGAAACCATCTTCTTGTGTTTGGCAAGAAAGACAGGGTCTAAAGGCATTGGGGGAAGGTTTTTCTGACTTCTACATGAGGATAATCCATCCTGCTCATGATTAACCTATACCATCTCAGTTCATACAAGCTGATGCTGGAAAATAATGCATGGCATGATAGCAGAATCACATTAATGACTTAAAATAAACTGTAGCCGCCTTATCTACTGAAACTTTGAGAAGCTACCAACAGGCAGAGAAACTAATCAAGAGAATACACAGCAAGCTCATaagaaattaaagaaatttCTAATTCACACGAAACTGACCCTTAACCAAAAGTATTCCAGCAGTTTTTCTTTACCATCTGTAAAACTGTCATTTAACTTTCCTGGAATTTTGCAACTCTTGATTACCCAACTTTTTGTAAGACTCCATGAATCTTTTACGCAAACAATGCATATCAAACTAACCCTCCCTCAAGTGCATATTCTATACGTGAAGTGATAAGACAGATTTGGAGAATGTTCATTGCTTAATGAAAGAAAACCAACAACTCAATATAGTCAGTAGTAATTTGATGAGTATTTCTTTGTCTTCATGGTTAACTTTCCACAAGTCTGATCCCATCACATGCTTACTCTCAGTCACGCACACATACGACTCAAGTAAGCGATTAAAAAGTTCTCAAGTGCAATGAGCTGACACCAAGTCACTTTGGTTGTTGTGAATGACTGGGATTCATAGCGTACCACTCCAGATGAGTGGAGATTACGGTTCACGGTCCGTTCCTCGTTACTCATATCTAGTTCATTAGAGTTACTCAATCGTTGCAGTTGGAGaattttgatgttttgatgTTCAAAGGGAAGTCTGTTAAATTTCCTTCTATTGGAATTTGATGTTGAACTTTCTAACAATTGTTTTTTGATATCAGATGTCATGTCAAGTTAAAAACCAATGTACGTAGAACAGAGCATCAGCCAGAGTTTCCCGCGAGTACAATTGTAAATCGCCCAAGATGGATCTGATACTGTGAAACCCTAGGAAAACAACACAAACTAGATATGCACAGCTCTCGGCCATATTCACACCCATCATCATCGTCATCCCAAAAGCCAAAAGCTATACAGAAGACCAGCAGAGAGCTAAACCCCCATCTGCCACCAAATTTTAACTCCCTACAAAATATACTTCATCAGCAAAATTTGATCCCTGATTTTGTTGGCATAAATGCTTCCTCCGCACTCGGCCTTCCCTTTTAACGTAAATGAAATTTTACTTTGTCATATTCTATTCTTATTCATTATGATGCTTAATCATGGGTTTGGTG encodes the following:
- the LOC133743900 gene encoding triacylglycerol lipase 2-like, whose translation is MAKYPSASILLLVALVCVSGVAQTSGHDIHNGICKSLVETRGYICQEHQVTTEDGYILGLQRIPYGRSGRNSATDQKPPVLLQHGLIMNAAAWLVNPPDQALAFILADKGFDVWLANSRGTDSSRGHKSLTTNDPAYWEWTWEQLAAYDLPALFNYVNKQTGQKSHYVGHSLGTLTILAALSQQKLRNSLRSAALLTPIAYLGQISTLLIRVATQTFYAEQFYIVGVREFPPLPRLERTLQTTICIQPGVDCSNFLAAVTGPNCCLNPSSLDLYYNHTPQSTATKNFIHLSQMIRSGTIRMFDYTLPLTNLQHYNTLTPPVYNMANIQKDIPLFVSYGGRDALSDVNDVKTLLNDLNDHDKDKLVEQYIEEYAHYDFIMGENARQKVYDPLLAFFRQH